The DNA window GGATGGTGTTCCTCCTGCTTTCAGAAACTTTTCAATGACCCAGAAAGAAAAAACTGTCGATGAACTTGTGAATGACCAATGGCTTTGTTACTCAGACGGCAATGTTGGACTTGGTGTCAGATCCTTCCTTGATCTACGAAGTTGGTTCCGTTATAGTGATGTCCCTTTCTGTGCAGTGTGCAATGAAGCTGCTGTCAAGGTTCTACCACCTTATCTCTGCTTTGACATACTGACTTGTTTGACGCTTTGTAAAGCAGATGATCTTTTGTGTTTTCTAGTTGATTAGCTATATGTGATATTTCTTAGCACTGAGATATTTTGAGTTAGCTCATAATTTTGAATTTGCTTTCTCAGTGGATCTTCTGATTTCCATGAATAATTATTGAACTTGAAAACCACGGTTGCTGTAAGTTTCTGCCAACATAGTTCTTATACTTGTTCCTGGATTGGAGTGTTGAAATTACTTTGCCTAGGTTTATAGTAGAACATGCAACGTCCAAACACTTACCTTTTGGTAAATTGAGGTAAGGAATCAAACATTCTTCAGCTAGTAGTGTCTCTATAATCCCTACTAAATTGCTAGAAATTTGTTTTGTCGCGGTTGGTTTATTTACTATATGGTTGTGATTCTTTCTTATAATTGCTTTTGTTGACAGGCAGAATTGTGCCAAGGTGAAGATTGTTCAGTTCGAATTCACAATTACTGCCTTCAGAAGAAATTCTCCCAAAGACGGGTATTTCTTTTGACGTATTTCTTGTCTGGTATTTTCTGTTAAATTTTGTCAGTTATATGTTAACTTGATTTGCAGAGTGAACGAGCTTGCCCAACTTGTGGCACTCATTGGCAATTTGAAATGCCCAAAGCAGAAGCAGTAGAGTTTGACAATGAGCCAAATGACTTGAGTCAGAACCAGCCACATGCAGAACCTACGCAGAGCCAGCAGGCTTTGGGATCCAAATGTAAGAGGCCTCGTAAGTCCGGCagagcaaatgatgcagaaattaCTGGACAAGGGTCACATCAAGAGTCTCTGTCCTCTGTTGATTTTAAAAGAGTAACTCGAGCTTCTGCCCGCTCCAGGTAAAACATTTTGTATATCTGTATGTAttgcaaggttttttttttaaaaatatcaacCTGTCTTACAAGGGATTAGTACTACGTGAAGCTTGCTTTATATTATGCTTCTAGTTTTGTTGCTTGGACAAACATTTACCCAGCAAAAGCTGATGGGTTTTGTTAGGGAGCACTGCATAGTCCTGCCTTTTGGACGTGTGATATTCAGCTTTGCTTATAATTTCCGTGTGGattatgtttgaatatttatGTACTCTGTGAGGTATACTGAATTTTCTATTATTGTTATTACCTTTAGTTTGGGTCCAATCTAGGAATATTTATCATATTTCAATTGCATACATGATAgttaattttcatttcaaattggGGAGGGTGTCAGAGGTTTTGTTCCGATTAATCCCATAGCACATGCAATTCTTTTGCCCCAAATGAGAAACCTGGGAGTGGCCACAGGATATTTgagggttttttttccttcagtgaaacctttgtttttctcttttaacATCTGAAGAGTCTTATCACATATAACAGTGGGACATATGCATTGTTGTCGGTCAAAGACATTTAAGAATTGATCAAGAGAAAAGGTGGAGAGTTGGCTTGAGAATGATATGGACGTCCTAACTTTTGAGAGATGCGATCAAACCACCTTTCAACTTTTGCCTCCATTCATGTGCATGTAAGTCATGAACAGCCCATGTGTTTGTGATCGCTTTATAGACATCTAATAGAAACAAATATATGGCCACAGACCTTCTTGTTGTGACTCAGCCCAGGTATATACTTATTcatctcatttttcttttttgtcctcTCACCCATTTTTCTTTTGTGGGTCTCATGGTGACTCTGTATTCATTCActtcttaggtttaaaaacatTGCAGAAGACTTCCGAGTATATATGAACCACATATATGAGACCAACAAGTGATGATgctcttttttgcttttctatGTCAACAAAAAAGGGAATTAGTTctactttttcatttctttttgtttgattcaaaattattttcaacttttttttgttgaattttggtCAGGCTGAAAGTTTATTCTCTTGGAATATGGTTATTGGAATTTTCCTAAACCCCTACGATGCTTGCATTCAataacacatacatacatacatccaTGCATATCACTAAAATATGGTAAAGACGAGTGTTCTATAAACATCAAAGGTGCACCTGCCAATGTTTCATGTACTTAAATTTATTACTTGTTTTTTATAGTGTTTATTTGGTGGTGGCATTTTTGCTTCATGTGCCATTCCAGTTGcaactaaaagtctaaaagcTTCTAAATGTATGATGTCTGACAGTTTAGGGTTCATGTACACGCATGCAAGATTCTCTTTGAGATTTTAAAATACAATTGATGCTTAAAATGCTTGAAGTCAGAATGTACTGTTTTCCTCGGATCCTAATCACATGATTCTGATGAGTTAAGTACTCCATTTAAGTTGTAATTAACAATATTTTTTCTAAACGTAATTACTTTCTAGTCACCcccttttagtttttttttttttctccttgtctaagttattttttattaagaGAATAATCTAAAGCTCTATGTTTTTGAAGCTTTAGAACTGTTTATGACTTCTTTAAGTCAAGTACTCGTGTTAACTAGCAGCTAATTAAAATCCTTAAAAAAGTTGGTGAAACatttgtaaattaatttattaaaccAGTCAAACATTTAGTATTAtcatttgccttttttttttttttttatttatgacaTGCAGTTTGACCTTGTAAATCTACCTAACCGATTAGCATCTTGGTaccacaataaataaataaataaaaggtcATTGTAAATGTTATTATATGTCTATAGACTATGGGCCAGAGATGTATTATCTTCCAATTTTAATATAACCCTTGGTTAGATAAAAGCAATTGCGAAGGCTTTGTCTAAAAGAGGAGCCCACAGACGTCTTCTCTTCATTAGCTTTGTTTGCTTAGTCCTCACTTTAATTTTTGTACTAAATCAACCAATTGATTCACTTTTTTCATACTCATCATTATGACATTTTCCCCACTTCATCTAAaacaaattttagaaaaaaaaaagcaagtaaAAATTGAACCTAAAATACAATCATGTACCCCTTTGAAACTTTTACACCAGTTGTACCCATACCCAAAAGCAAACTGTACTAACTGTCCAAATGGtccatatataatttatatcaaTTTAATTACCTAGCACCCTCTTACAATACTGTTTACCTTTCTATTTACTGAcgcattttcttttattttccataaaaaaattctacaattaaatcatttattttttaaaagtagCTAAGGATCAACAATTCAACATAAGGGGTTGCAATGATTGTAATTTTTCTCCTTCCAAATATACATattcatattttctttttctttctggaaaaaaaaaaagaaaaaaaaacttgtactTAATAATAGAGGCCGCGTCATTATCTTTGAACGAAGGGAGAGAGAGCAGCGAGCGTATTTTACACGCGCCACCACGACGAGGAGGGAAAGTGAGAGACTTTTTGGTGGTGGTAGGTGGGGTCCACATGCACCGTCTTTCTTTCCGAATGCCTTATTTGCATGGAAGTAGCACCAGCAGCCATTCCCATCACCCACGACTCCCTCCAGATTCGCTTCCCCCGTCTCTCTATCTCACAACTACAATCACTTATTACTTTCTCTGAATGGGTCTTTCCCTGAATTTCATACTCTCTGTCCGTGCAAATCTGACTACTGATTTCATCTATCTGGCTCAGGTACTTCCTTTTTTAAATCAGTTTTCTTGCCCAATTATTTAGATTCTCGATTGTTCaacttggttttgtttttaatgaaTTTAATCTATTTTGGAGGCTGAATTTTTGAGGAATTTCGTCTGTTTGTTTCTTCGTTTGCCTCTTTCTCTACTCGTTCTTGTTCTCTCTTCGTGGGTCAATCTTATCTTGTTGTATGTGTTTGGTCCTGCAGATTCTGATAGGTTTTACTGATTAACGGGCTTTCGACTTGATctgttttgatgcaattttgatTCAGTGTACTGGAACTTCTTCTTTGATAAGGTACTTCTCTCTCCTTCTGGTGAACTTACCTCTCCCCCTTCACTTTCTTGTTCTCAGAGTGTGATCCGTATAGCATGACTTTCTTTTATTGGAAGGAGATTTTGTACTTGATTGTTACTACTGATTCAACCTAATTGAATTTTCTTTCGAATGTGCATATATGGATATACACTGAGATTCCCTCTCCTTTTAtgggtttttcttctttttatgcttatgttttgaaattggcCTACTTTTTCAGTGTTTCTTGGTTTCTGAAGCCTTTTTGTTCGAAGATAGAAATATGatattatttcttttgttgattCAAATCACCCCAGGTTAATTGTTCCTGAGACTGCCTTTTTCAAATTCACGTGGCCTTTAATTCCTAGGATTCCCTCTTCATTTGCTGGAACTAATCGGAGTCTTTAACTTTTAGTAAGGTCAGTTCAATTGACAAGTTCGGTTTTCAATTTGGGTCattaattttctcatttttgaaaACTGAGTAGCTACCTTGTTCAAGCATGAGCAAATACTGTGTTCCCCCTTTTACTTTTATATTAGGTTAATCTCTTTCGAGAAAACTGCATACCTTGATTGCTTTCTATATGTCTGTGTGTGTCATAAGGATTATCAATTTGCTGAAAACtagtctctcttttttccccctttttttaaaaatctgtgAAGTTTCCGGAATTTGCATGAGttttttattcaaatatttTAGAGAAAAGTAGTAATTTATCAAAATGTCAACAAGGATTAGATTTTCCAATGGATTTTTGTTTCAGTGAAGGATGGTCGCCTTATGCATGAATCTCCCATTGTCACCTGGGTCCAGGATTTACAGTCTTTCCTCATATAGCTTACTG is part of the Tripterygium wilfordii isolate XIE 37 chromosome 7, ASM1340144v1, whole genome shotgun sequence genome and encodes:
- the LOC120001525 gene encoding non-structural maintenance of chromosomes element 1 homolog: MSALNWKHHALIQALLARGPQTEKELHKIFAGVTGKNPGNHQQHFNDYLLKINKELSYVQFELRCCRNQNDGQVCYGVVNNVADEQSKLGTKYSVPQIALYKGIIESIVQDARAQGYISVIDALNIRLENQLPSGNGSQSQDGVPPAFRNFSMTQKEKTVDELVNDQWLCYSDGNVGLGVRSFLDLRSWFRYSDVPFCAVCNEAAVKAELCQGEDCSVRIHNYCLQKKFSQRRSERACPTCGTHWQFEMPKAEAVEFDNEPNDLSQNQPHAEPTQSQQALGSKCKRPRKSGRANDAEITGQGSHQESLSSVDFKRVTRASARSR